The DNA region GGACTCACTTGACTTACCTGCCGAAAGGAGTTCGCTAAATGACCCCTTGATCTGAGAATCATACTTGATAACCTTGGGGGTCGTGTCACAGTCGGACTCAATCCAGGAAAGCCGGTCGACGAATCGATCGGAGACAACCAGTCCCCTTGGCTCAACGAGATCAACGCAGTGAACTAATTCGTCACGATTGAGCCGCCAATTGAGCGGGGCGACGAGAATCCCTATCTTCGCACATGCGAGTAACAACTCGACAGTCTCCCTCCGATTTTCCGCAAGCACCGCGATTGTGGACTTGTTCGGCTCGTAGCCGGCTGAGAGAATACCGACCGCGAGGCGGTCCGTTCGGTCGTCGAGCTCGGCAAAGGTCAGCTCTCGGCCTGGTTCCGAGATTGCCACCTGATCTGGCCACATTCGCGCCGATTTTCGAAGTTGATCTCCGACAGTGAAGGTGCGAGTCTCCCTGACAAACCGTTTGGTATCTTCAACCCCGAGGTCGAAGTTGTAGTCCATAGTGGTACAGTTTGACTCATCCTCATCATATATGTATCGCCGTGAGCGACATGGTGCAACACTGAATGTGATTTCCTGCTATATCCAAAAAATGATAGAAAAGGTATGGGTTTGCGAACAAAAATAATTTACAGAATGAGTAATGGTTGAGAGAGCATGGTCGTCCAATAGAATGGTGATGAGAGCGCAGAGAAGATTCGTGTTCTCGACAGTGAATTGGGAGGATTCCTGTCGCAGATTTATCCGAGTCGGTTCGGTTGGATGTGGTCGAACCGGCTAAGCGAAGAGGTGTCCAGTGTCTTAGGTACAGACGATTTGCTCATTCTCAATCAGACAGCGCTGATATGACCTATGTTTATACCACCGCCCACATTCCAGAGTAGTATGGGGCGATCAAAGCTTGTGGGAACCGAGCTACCCTCCGGTAAGTATGAGGTCGAAGGCTGGAAAGCGCACCTTTGGGCGGATGCGACTAGGAACAACGAAGATGCATTCCGTTACACCAATGATGCTCAATCACCGGTGGGGACGAGTCAGCTTGTTCCCCACTCTATGTGCCAGCATATCGTCTTCGAAGCTACTGGTGGGATCAAACAGACGATGAGCCGGCTTACCGAGGACTGGGCGAGTGGGGCGGCCCTCGGCGGTCTCCGCGCCGACTTCCATGCTCCTATTGAAGTGGGTGAAACTCTCTACGTAGAGGGGGTTATCGAGAGCGTTGTCGAAAAAGAAGGATCTTCCGGTGAACTAACCATCGTTACCCATACTTATAGCGTCGAGACGACAGACGGAACGGCAGTGTACGACCTTGAGGTCGATATGGTTATCCTGGAGGATGCTTGAGATGTACTTCAAGGACCTTTCACCCGGTGACGAACTCGAGCCCCGAAGGGTCAGTGACCTCCGCGGAGACGACATGAAACTGATCGCTGCGCTCCTACAGGATCCGTACCCGCCACACTATGATCGGCGACGGGCGAACGAACTCGGCTACTCCGGACTCCTAAACCAAGGACCAGCAAACTGCTCGTATATGCTTCAGACAGTCGTACGCGAACTAGTATCGCCAGTTGATCTCCGAGGACTCGACTTTCGGTTTCACAACATGGTGTTTGAAGACGAAACAGTGACCGCGAGAGCAACCGTCGCGGAGACTCGGGTCGTTGACGAGGAAGGAATTGTTGTGTTCGAAGTAGCACTGAAAAAGACTAACGGCACCGTCGTGGTTGACGGGACGGTAACCGCTCGGGTGAAACGAAAGTAGCGACCACCGCTGCCGAAGACAAATCGTTTCATATCCATAACTATTCAAGGATTTCGGCCGTCTCAGTTATCACCCACAAAGCAATCGCAGTAGGTGTCCTCAAAGGGGATAGCGCCGGTGTCTTTGCTGAACCTCTTTTCCTCCAGTACGAACCTTTTTACGCTCACTGCTGATGATGAGGGCATGGCGGAAGATCTACTCGGCATTATTGGTGCCGGAACCATGGGTAGTGGTATTGCACAACTCGCCGCACAGAACGGATTCAGCGTAACCATGCGGGATATCGATAAAGAGCTCGTGCAGGAGGGTCTTCAGCGCATCGAGGCTGACCTCAAAGAGGCTGAGGACCGCGATATCATTAAGAATGCCGACGAAGTCTTCGGCCGCGTAACGGGCACGACTGACCTCCGGGACGTAACTGATGAAGCCACGTTCATCATTGAGGCAGCTACTGAGGATGAAGAGCTCAAACAGTCGATTTTTGAGGAACTGGACGAAATGACGGATCCGAACGTGGTCCTCGGTTCGAACACATCGTCCATCTCCCTTACCACTATCGCCACCGCGGCGGACCATCCCGAACGAGTGATCGGAACGCACTTTTTCAACCCGCCAGTGAAGATGAAACTCGTCGAACTCATTACTGGACATCATACCGACGACGACACGCTTGCTCGCGCTGAGGACTTAGCCGCAGACCTCGGACGAGAAAGCATCGTCGTTGACGACTTTCCTGGATTTGCCACCTCCCGTCTCGGTCTCGTCTTAGGAATGGAAGCCGCACGAATGGTCCAACAGGGTGTCGCCTCTCCCGAAGACATCGATACGGCGATGGAGATGGGGTACAACCACCCGATGGGACCGCTCAAGCTTGGAGATTACAACGGCTGGGATGTTCGTGTAGAGGTCGGTGAATACCTCGCGGAAGAACTCGGGAGCGACGTCTATCGGCCGCCACAAAACATCAAAAAGATGGTTCGGGCCGGGGACTACGGTGTGAAGAGCGGGCAGGGGTTCTATGATTGGTCTGATGAATAGCTCTCGTCTCCCCACACTTTGGGATACGGTTTGGCGGATGATGAACTTGGGTGTACCCTGATTGTTCCAAGCAAGGGGTTGAGGTCATCGCGTTCAGTGAGCGGTCGATCCCTAGCCCTCTTGCGTCGATCGAGCTGTTGCGAGAGTGAGCGGATTTTCCGCGACCAATCGTGAATACCAGACATATCCTTCGGTGAACTGAGCGCCTAGTTGGAGATTGGGGGGGGGGAACGACGACAAGCTATTCAACGGCTGGGGCCATTGAATTACTATGGCGACCGACTACGAGGACATCGGTTACCGGATCGATACTGGCATTGCGACGATCACTCTCGACCGACCAGCGGTCTACAATGCGTTTACCAAACAGACCATCACAGAGTTGAACGACGCCATCAACCAGTTCCGCGGCGACGACAACGCACATGTAGCTGTCCTCACCGGGGCTGGGGACGGGTTCTGTGCGGGGGCGGACGTTTCCTCAATGCCCGACTGGAAAGAGAAGGGCAAACGCGCCTATGGAGAATTCCTGAGAGATGTACAGAGCGTCGTTGCCAATCTCCGAGGGTCGTCGAAGCCGACCATCGCCGCCGTGGAAGGGCCAGCCATCGGCGCCGGTTGCGACTTTGCTCTCGCTTGTGATCTTCGGCTCGTCGGCCCCGATGCCGTCCTCCGGGAAGGGTTCGTCAAGATGGGTCTCATCCCAGGCGACGGCGGCGCGTGGTTGCTTCCCCGTCTCATTGGAGAAGCAAAAGCACGGGAGTACCTCCTCACAGGAAAAGGCATTACGTCAGCGGCGGCCGTCGACCTCGGATTGGCAGTCGAGGAATCGGAGAACGCCCTCAACGCTGCGTATGACTTGGCAGAGGAGATGCTTGACCTGCCAGCACTCGCGGTTCGGCACACTAACAATCTGATAAACCCTGAACAGTCATTTGAGGCGTACTGTGAGCAGGCGATCGACCACCAGTGGGACTGCGTGAACGATCCGGAACATGAAGAAGCCGTCGCCGCCTTTCGAGAAAAACGCGAACCCGAGTTCGACCGGACGTACAATTAGAGGGAAGACTGAACCCCTCCTGCTGGCGGACCACCGGAGCAGTCTTGCTACCCACCGAAGACCACCTGATCGCTCATGGGAGTGTTCCGATCATCCACGAATGTACTACACTTCTCTCATCAGTTTGTCAAAGCGTTCATAGTCTCCTGCATACATGCCATGATAATGCACCGCATTTCGCTGCCGAACGAGTACTTGGAAGGGACCAACAATGTCTATCTCCTCGACGGCGAGGAAACAGCTCTAATCGACGCTGGGTCGGACACACCGGAGGTCCGTGATGCAGTGGTCGATGGCTTCGCGGCCGCAGGCCTGACGATACCGGATCTCGACCGAATCTTTCTGACGCACTACCACATCGACCACTGCGGCGCAGTCGGGTGGCTCGTCGATCAGAGCGGCGCTTCCGTCCACGCTCACCCGGCGGATCGTCCGTTGATTGAAGGAAATGAGACAGCCTGGGAGCGACTGAACCGACAACGATGCGAACAGCTCGACTCATGGGGCGTGCCAGCGAACAAGGTTGAGGCGCTGTTCGACGCGTTTGTAGAGGACCCCAATCTCTACGCCGATGTTTCGGTCGAACCTATCGAAGACAACGTCCGGGTCGATTGCTGTGGAACACCACTTCGAACCCACCACACACCGGGTCACTCGCTCGGCCATCTCGCATTCGTTCTCCCAGCACGGGACGAGGTCATCTCCGGCGATGCGCTGCTACCGGTGTACACACCGAACATCGGGGGCGCGGATATTCGAGTTGAAGAACCGCTGGTGGACTACCTCGAGACGCTGCAGTGGTTCGTCGACGAAAAGTTCGGTCGGGCCTGGCCAGGCCATCGAACCACGATTGCCGACCCGGCTGGTCGTGCACGCGGTATCTTCCATCACCACGAAGAACGCGCAATGCGAGTGCTCAGAACTCTCGAGAGGGACAACTTGATGACGCCCTGGGCGGTCAGCCAAGAGCTGTTCGGCTCACTAGAAGGAGTCCACATCCTTCACGGTCCAGGTGAAGCGTACGCTCATCTAAACCATTTGACCCGGACCGGTGCTCTGCGTCGGGAGAAGGAAGGGTACCGCCTGACCGCCGACACGGCGGAGCGGGTCCGGTCGAGCGGCGAGGAAAGCTGGGAGCTAGAGACCAGACACCGAGACTAATCAGGATTCGAACGCTCAACAGACAGTTTCTGTGCCATCACTTCGCACGCTGTCCATGTCCTAAATTCGTCGTCCTCCTCGTCGATGGTGTTCGGAGTGGCCGAGCCGGCAGCCTCACCGTACGCAACTAATGATTCACTCGACGCTGAAATGGAGTTCATGTTAGGGTCGATGCCGGCACGGTTGTCTGCTCAGGGTCGTTCTGACCATTGCCATAACCGCGTATTCTATCACCGTGCCGAGGGCGACGGCGACCCCGCTGTCTGTTGCTCGGTCGTGATTTCGTCGATGAACTCTGCCGGCCGACTCGACTCTGGCCCTCATGCACCCTTCTGAGTGTGAACCCGAGCAGGTTATCGGACCCGTAGTCGCTGGGAGTGTTACTGATCGCACGCCACCGGTCGCCGATTCGGTAAAGCAATACACTGACTCGAGTGTGCGCTCAGGTTTACAAGAAAAGAGTTGCTACGCTTTAGACTAGGTCGGGTAAGCCGTTTTTCTTGAGAGCACTCGCGACCTGGTTTTTCTGTATCTCGTCAGTCCCGGCGGCGAGCCGCCGACCTCGTGCAAGACGGTAGAGATACTCCAGAGGATGACCTCGTTGATAACCATTCGCACCATGTATCTGCAAAGCCTCACTCACGACCCGTTCGGCCCGTTCGGTCGAGTAAAGCTTGGCCATCGAAGTCTCGAGCCGATCCGGGATCCGTCCCTGGTCGTGAGCGGTGAGTGCTGCGCGGTAGGTCAGCAGCCGGGCGGCTTCGAGCTGTGTCGTCATATCCGCGAGCTTCCACTCGATGCCCTGAAAGTCACCGATTGGCTGACCGAACTGCTCGCGTTGCTGTGCGTACTCGATAGCTTTTTCGAGACCATTACGCGCCCAAGAGTTGGCGAGCGTCGCACAGCCGAGCCGTTCCCAATTGAGTGCTTTTAGCTGCTCGACAAAAGCGTCCTTCCCGCGTGTTAGCACGTTCTCTTCCGGAACATCGACATCCTCGAATCGAATCTGGCTCTGGGTTCCTCCGTGCATGTTGGTGTAGTGCTCTTGGACCTCAACCCCAGGCCAGTCGAATTCGACAACGACCGAGCCCAGTCCCTCTTCGAACTTCACCCAAACAACTGTAGCATCTGCGTGTGGGACATTGCTCACCCAAGTCTTCTCGCCGTTGAGGACAAGTCCGTTGTCGACTCGGGTGTTCATCGACCCTACGTCCGAACCCGATTCAGGTTCCGAGATGGCAATCGCAATAAAATCCTCACCAGTCAGGACTGGTGGAAGATACTGGTCTTTTGCCGCCTCGGTCCCGAACATCTCGATGGCTCTCGGTGCAACCATCTGCTGGTTGTAGATAAACTCGGCAGTGTCTGGGCAGACACTCCCGACGGCCTCGATCGAGAGCATCGCCTCGAATTCGGTCATACCGCCACCGCCATACGCTTCGTCGAAATTAATCCCGAGGAATCCTCGATCGGCGAGTAATTCGACGTTTTCCCACGGTGGTTCGCCGTGCCACTCGAAGGCTTTCTCCGCGAACTGATCGCGTGCCATCTCTTCAAGGGAGGAGAGAATCATCTCCTGCTCGCCAGTGAGATCGAACATGTATACTACTCTCGACGGAGGCGGTACAAAAACCCATCGGGCAGGGAAAGGAGTCGTATGACTCCCTGAGATGCGTGATTCAGTTCTCGTGGAGCGAGGTCCGTGGGATACGGGGAATCCCTTCAGCAACGATCGTTTGGCCTTGGATATAGCTCGCGGCTGGACTCGCCAAAAACTGTGCTACTGTAGCGATTTCGTCGGGAAGACCGATCTCGCGGTCGACACGTTCTCGGCTGATATCGTCCGCCTCGATGTCTTCTTGACTCGCCAGTCCCTCTGTTGCAACGAGTCCGGGCATGACACCGTTGATGCGAATGTCGTACTTTGCCCACTCATACGCCAGTGTCCAGGTCAATTTGTCCATTCCTGCTTTCGCCGCCGCGTAGGGGATCATCTGTGGCGCCCCATCGCGGGCGGCGACACTGGAGACATTGACGATTGTCCCACCGTCGTTTTCGCGCATCCACTCACCAACGACCTGTGTGCAGTTGAACGCCCCATTGAGATTGATGTCGACGATGGTCTGCCATCCATTTTGGCTGATCTCCTCGAAGGGAGCCATGAAACTTGCCCCAGCATTGTTGATCCACACATCGATCGGTCCGAGCGTCTCGGTGGTTTCCTCGACTAGGGCCTCGATTGCGTCCCAGTCCCTGATATCACACTCGATAGGGAGCGCGTCACCCCCAGGGCGTTCATTGATCGCCGTTGCGACTGGTTCTACGTTCTCTCTCGACCGAGAGGTCACAACAACGTCGAGTCCCTGGTCGGCAAATCGTTCGACGATCGCTCGACCGATACCCGAAGACGATCCCGTCACAACGGCCGTCGATCCCTCGATCTGAAACTCCTCCACATTCATCTCTGAGTCCATACTCCAGACGTGCCGAGGGAGAACCGTAAAGCTATGCAATAATTGGTCTCAGCTCACGCTCGCTTCGTCTGTAGGGGCGACTTTGAATCCGTATCGAGTAACGCCCTCTTGAGTGTAGATCCGGCGGATCGTTGCCTCAACCCGGTCGCCGACAGACAAGTCGTCCGGGTCAGCCTCAAGTACGAACGCAGGCGCACTCACCGAATCACCGTCCGGTCCGTCAAACGAAACGATCCCGGTCGCGTAGGCTCCACCGTACTTCGTTTGGAGTTCAGCAAATTCAGGCGGTGCGCCGCCTTGAGCGATTACAGAGAGTGCCTCGAGCGTGCCTGATCGCGAGAGCGCGACCGAATCATACCCCACCGATGCACGACAAGACGAACAGACACCCGTTGGTGGAAAGTTCAACTCCTCGCATTCTGGACATCGACCTGCTTCGAGTCGGTAGCGCTGTGCGATCGACCGCTGCCATGTGGGAATGCTTACATATCCTCCACCACCTTCTGGCGCTCCAGACGTGACGTCACCACGGAGACGGACATACTCTGCAAACGAGAGCTGGCGGCTACCCCCGATGGCCAGATCTGTCGGCGGCGATCGGTCTTGACTCCTCTCGAGCAGGAGTAGTGCCGCCGTTGCACCACTTCCGTACCCCGCGACCAGCACCCGGTCGGCACCGTCTGCGATGGCCGACGCTAGTGCAATCGGGACTCCAGCGGTGCCGGCATCACCGATTTCGTCGGCGACTGTGGCGGCAGCGACGGTTTCTTTATCCACTCCGAGCGGTCCAGTTGCCCGGTAAGGAATCGCAGCGTCAGGGGCGTGGATTGCTGCGGCCGCCACTTGGCTTGGATCGTAATCAAGTTGTGATGCTGCGCCTGTGAGTGCTCGTGAGAACGACTCCCGTTCGTAAGATGTGACGTCTAAACTATCGACTGTCTCGGAGCCTCTGTTTCGGAATCTCGTTCCAGGATATGGAATCGCGTACTCCGAGACATCGGAAATAGCAATCGGGGCTTCGGGTTCAAGGACGAACGCGGCTGCACCGGCACCGGCAGCGTGTTCGATGGCGTCGTCGGGGTCACCATGGGGACAATCACTCGCGACTACGAGCGTCCGTCCCATCGAACGCCCCCCTTCGACAAGACACTGTGCCCCGGCGGCAGTAGAGCCAGTGACGATGGCCCTAGTAGCCGTTTCCGGGATAGCAAGCATTGCGCCGAGCTTAGCGGTGAGATCCTCCTCGGCGACGGGTGGGGTCGTGCTCGCGAATAGGAGTTTATCAATATCGCCACCCTCGATGCCGGCTGCCGTCAGCGCGCGGGTTGATGCCTCGTATGCCATCGTGATTGCATCTTCGTCGGCGGCCGGAACTGCCTTGGACGAAACGCCGCGCGCTAGGAACTGTCCCCATCCCTCGCGGAGTTCCGACGCCGGGATCCAGGTGTCAGGTATGTACGCACCAATACCGGCGATCCCGCTCTCGATTACGGTCATGGCTTCACCTCCGGTCCCTCGAAGATATGAACTGATGCCGCGCCGCCGCTCCCACCGACATTGTGAGCCAATCCGCGCTCGGCGTCCTCGACTTGGCGCTCGCCAGCCTCGCCACGAAGCTGTTTGAACATCTCGACCACTTGGCCAGCTCCGGTGGCACCTATCGGATGGCCTTTTGATTTGAGACCTCCGGAGGTATTGACCGGGATTCGTCCGCCGAGCGCTGTCTCACCCTCCTCTACGAGACGACCGCCTTTCCCCTGCTCGCAGAACCGAAGGTCCTCGTAGGCGACGATTTCGGCGATCGAGAAGCAATCATGTACCTCTGCGAAGTCGACGTCATCCGGGCCAACACCAGCCATTTCGTAGGCCCGGTCAGCAGCCGTCCGAGCAGCCGGGAGATTGGTGTAGGAGTCGCGCTGAAACAAACCGATCGAATCACTAGCTGCCCCCACACCAGCGATTCGGATCGGTCGGTCGGTATACTCCTCTGCAGCATCCTCGCTGGCGATGATCGTGACCGCAGCGCCATCGGTCGTCGGACAACAGTGGTACAGCGTGAGCGGGTGGGCAATGATCGGTGCCTCCTCCGCATCTTCTAAGGAACATTCGAATCCGAGCTGTGCATGGGGGTTCATCGCACCGTTTCGATGGCTCTTGACCGCAACGCGGGAGAGCTGTTCGCGAGTCGTCTCGTAGTTGGCCATATGGGCACTGGCGATTTGGGCGTAGACGCCGGCGAAAGTGGTGCCGGCCATTCGCTCCCATTCCATCTCACCGCTTACACCCAGCCAGTACGGCAGCGTTTCGGAGCTGAGGTCGTTCATAATCTCTGTCCCGCCAGCGACAACTACGTCCGCCATTCCGCTTTTGACTGCCTGGACTGCATCGCGGATGGCATACCCTGATGCTGCACAAGCATTCTCCAA from Halococcus sediminicola includes:
- a CDS encoding FAS1-like dehydratase domain-containing protein, encoding MGRSKLVGTELPSGKYEVEGWKAHLWADATRNNEDAFRYTNDAQSPVGTSQLVPHSMCQHIVFEATGGIKQTMSRLTEDWASGAALGGLRADFHAPIEVGETLYVEGVIESVVEKEGSSGELTIVTHTYSVETTDGTAVYDLEVDMVILEDA
- a CDS encoding MaoC family dehydratase, which gives rise to MYFKDLSPGDELEPRRVSDLRGDDMKLIAALLQDPYPPHYDRRRANELGYSGLLNQGPANCSYMLQTVVRELVSPVDLRGLDFRFHNMVFEDETVTARATVAETRVVDEEGIVVFEVALKKTNGTVVVDGTVTARVKRK
- a CDS encoding 3-hydroxyacyl-CoA dehydrogenase family protein, which produces MAEDLLGIIGAGTMGSGIAQLAAQNGFSVTMRDIDKELVQEGLQRIEADLKEAEDRDIIKNADEVFGRVTGTTDLRDVTDEATFIIEAATEDEELKQSIFEELDEMTDPNVVLGSNTSSISLTTIATAADHPERVIGTHFFNPPVKMKLVELITGHHTDDDTLARAEDLAADLGRESIVVDDFPGFATSRLGLVLGMEAARMVQQGVASPEDIDTAMEMGYNHPMGPLKLGDYNGWDVRVEVGEYLAEELGSDVYRPPQNIKKMVRAGDYGVKSGQGFYDWSDE
- a CDS encoding enoyl-CoA hydratase/isomerase family protein, whose amino-acid sequence is MATDYEDIGYRIDTGIATITLDRPAVYNAFTKQTITELNDAINQFRGDDNAHVAVLTGAGDGFCAGADVSSMPDWKEKGKRAYGEFLRDVQSVVANLRGSSKPTIAAVEGPAIGAGCDFALACDLRLVGPDAVLREGFVKMGLIPGDGGAWLLPRLIGEAKAREYLLTGKGITSAAAVDLGLAVEESENALNAAYDLAEEMLDLPALAVRHTNNLINPEQSFEAYCEQAIDHQWDCVNDPEHEEAVAAFREKREPEFDRTYN
- a CDS encoding MBL fold metallo-hydrolase, with the protein product MGVFRSSTNVLHFSHQFVKAFIVSCIHAMIMHRISLPNEYLEGTNNVYLLDGEETALIDAGSDTPEVRDAVVDGFAAAGLTIPDLDRIFLTHYHIDHCGAVGWLVDQSGASVHAHPADRPLIEGNETAWERLNRQRCEQLDSWGVPANKVEALFDAFVEDPNLYADVSVEPIEDNVRVDCCGTPLRTHHTPGHSLGHLAFVLPARDEVISGDALLPVYTPNIGGADIRVEEPLVDYLETLQWFVDEKFGRAWPGHRTTIADPAGRARGIFHHHEERAMRVLRTLERDNLMTPWAVSQELFGSLEGVHILHGPGEAYAHLNHLTRTGALRREKEGYRLTADTAERVRSSGEESWELETRHRD
- a CDS encoding acyl-CoA dehydrogenase family protein; the protein is MFDLTGEQEMILSSLEEMARDQFAEKAFEWHGEPPWENVELLADRGFLGINFDEAYGGGGMTEFEAMLSIEAVGSVCPDTAEFIYNQQMVAPRAIEMFGTEAAKDQYLPPVLTGEDFIAIAISEPESGSDVGSMNTRVDNGLVLNGEKTWVSNVPHADATVVWVKFEEGLGSVVVEFDWPGVEVQEHYTNMHGGTQSQIRFEDVDVPEENVLTRGKDAFVEQLKALNWERLGCATLANSWARNGLEKAIEYAQQREQFGQPIGDFQGIEWKLADMTTQLEAARLLTYRAALTAHDQGRIPDRLETSMAKLYSTERAERVVSEALQIHGANGYQRGHPLEYLYRLARGRRLAAGTDEIQKNQVASALKKNGLPDLV
- a CDS encoding SDR family NAD(P)-dependent oxidoreductase → MNVEEFQIEGSTAVVTGSSSGIGRAIVERFADQGLDVVVTSRSRENVEPVATAINERPGGDALPIECDIRDWDAIEALVEETTETLGPIDVWINNAGASFMAPFEEISQNGWQTIVDINLNGAFNCTQVVGEWMRENDGGTIVNVSSVAARDGAPQMIPYAAAKAGMDKLTWTLAYEWAKYDIRINGVMPGLVATEGLASQEDIEADDISRERVDREIGLPDEIATVAQFLASPAASYIQGQTIVAEGIPRIPRTSLHEN
- a CDS encoding zinc ribbon domain-containing protein, with product MTVIESGIAGIGAYIPDTWIPASELREGWGQFLARGVSSKAVPAADEDAITMAYEASTRALTAAGIEGGDIDKLLFASTTPPVAEEDLTAKLGAMLAIPETATRAIVTGSTAAGAQCLVEGGRSMGRTLVVASDCPHGDPDDAIEHAAGAGAAAFVLEPEAPIAISDVSEYAIPYPGTRFRNRGSETVDSLDVTSYERESFSRALTGAASQLDYDPSQVAAAAIHAPDAAIPYRATGPLGVDKETVAAATVADEIGDAGTAGVPIALASAIADGADRVLVAGYGSGATAALLLLERSQDRSPPTDLAIGGSRQLSFAEYVRLRGDVTSGAPEGGGGYVSIPTWQRSIAQRYRLEAGRCPECEELNFPPTGVCSSCRASVGYDSVALSRSGTLEALSVIAQGGAPPEFAELQTKYGGAYATGIVSFDGPDGDSVSAPAFVLEADPDDLSVGDRVEATIRRIYTQEGVTRYGFKVAPTDEASVS
- a CDS encoding thiolase domain-containing protein; this encodes MRDAYLIGAAQTDFGSFPDESYRSLFREAYEAAVETVPGGIEPADVDEAYIGMLSIGGRQIGLSAPAIAEHVGLSKVPCTRLENACAASGYAIRDAVQAVKSGMADVVVAGGTEIMNDLSSETLPYWLGVSGEMEWERMAGTTFAGVYAQIASAHMANYETTREQLSRVAVKSHRNGAMNPHAQLGFECSLEDAEEAPIIAHPLTLYHCCPTTDGAAVTIIASEDAAEEYTDRPIRIAGVGAASDSIGLFQRDSYTNLPAARTAADRAYEMAGVGPDDVDFAEVHDCFSIAEIVAYEDLRFCEQGKGGRLVEEGETALGGRIPVNTSGGLKSKGHPIGATGAGQVVEMFKQLRGEAGERQVEDAERGLAHNVGGSGGAASVHIFEGPEVKP